From Candidatus Angelobacter sp., a single genomic window includes:
- a CDS encoding STAS domain-containing protein — protein sequence MKITNEVLTVGGFAELTAANNKLFRKQICASLDGHTSIEIDLSRTTFMDCAGFGALIALRNCTRGRNGVTRLVNPTPLVQQLFDVVGAGHMFEIVNTRPTPTPVSRAIPSLPRPALSSL from the coding sequence ATGAAGATTACAAACGAGGTCTTGACAGTCGGAGGCTTTGCCGAGTTGACCGCCGCCAATAACAAACTGTTCAGGAAGCAGATTTGTGCCTCCCTGGACGGACACACATCCATCGAAATTGATTTGTCCCGGACGACCTTTATGGATTGCGCCGGATTCGGCGCGTTGATAGCGTTGCGCAATTGCACGCGCGGCCGAAATGGTGTTACACGCCTCGTGAATCCCACCCCGCTTGTGCAGCAGCTGTTTGATGTCGTGGGCGCCGGACACATGTTCGAGATCGTCAACACCCGGCCCACACCCACACCTGTTTCACGAGCGATTCCATCGCTTCCGCGTCCAGCTTTGTCCTCCCTCTAG
- a CDS encoding Gfo/Idh/MocA family oxidoreductase, with amino-acid sequence MSKPIKVGVVGCGYWGPNLIRNFRSLSDCSLKMMCDLNNDRLTHLKSLYPEIEGETNYDHMLNGVGLGAVIIATSVKSHFPMARASLLSGKHTFIEKPMASSSRECEELIDIARGKGLVLMTGHTFLYSPAVRKIKEIVDSGDLGDIRYISARRLNLGLFQKDINVAWDLAPHDISIIQHIIGEQPVSVNCRGSAHVTPGIEDVTTMCLSFRRQQTAIIHNSWLDPRKVREMTIVGSRRMIVYDDVAPLEKIRIFDVRVERPPHYDTFAEFHYAYHYGDVHVPYIKQEEPLKTECQHFLDCIKQGTTPLTDGAQGLQVVRTLEASSESLKRGGASVNLCERKNENGWIAPILEPSLRASAAGIANLNDVAPGWQESAIAASGTRPKNYANAAL; translated from the coding sequence ATGTCAAAACCAATAAAAGTCGGGGTGGTTGGGTGCGGCTATTGGGGACCCAATCTGATTCGTAATTTCAGATCGCTCTCCGATTGCAGCCTGAAAATGATGTGCGATCTCAACAATGATCGCCTGACTCATCTTAAATCGCTGTATCCCGAGATTGAGGGCGAGACGAATTATGATCACATGCTCAACGGCGTCGGCCTCGGCGCGGTCATCATAGCCACATCGGTAAAATCGCATTTCCCGATGGCCAGGGCGAGTCTGTTGTCCGGCAAGCACACCTTTATCGAAAAGCCCATGGCGTCCTCATCCCGGGAATGTGAGGAGTTGATTGATATCGCACGCGGGAAAGGACTCGTGCTGATGACCGGCCACACGTTTCTGTACTCACCCGCCGTGCGGAAGATCAAGGAGATTGTCGATTCGGGGGACCTGGGGGATATCCGGTATATTTCCGCGCGGCGCCTCAATCTGGGTCTTTTCCAGAAGGACATCAACGTGGCCTGGGATCTGGCGCCGCATGATATATCCATAATCCAGCACATCATTGGGGAACAGCCTGTGAGCGTGAATTGCCGGGGCAGCGCTCATGTCACTCCTGGAATCGAGGACGTGACAACCATGTGCCTGAGTTTTCGCAGGCAACAAACGGCCATTATCCACAACAGTTGGCTGGACCCGAGAAAGGTGCGGGAGATGACGATCGTGGGCAGCCGGCGCATGATTGTGTACGACGATGTCGCCCCCCTGGAGAAGATCCGGATTTTCGATGTCCGGGTCGAGCGGCCGCCGCACTATGACACCTTTGCGGAGTTTCACTATGCTTACCACTATGGGGACGTCCACGTTCCTTACATCAAACAGGAAGAGCCGTTGAAAACCGAATGCCAGCATTTTCTGGATTGCATCAAACAAGGAACAACTCCGTTGACGGATGGCGCACAAGGTCTTCAAGTGGTTCGCACGTTGGAGGCGTCCTCCGAATCGCTTAAACGGGGTGGCGCCTCGGTCAATCTTTGCGAGCGGAAGAATGAGAACGGCTGGATAGCACCGATCCTGGAACCGTCCCTGCGCGCATCTGCTGCCGGAATTGCAAATCTTAACGACGTTGCGCCGGGCTGGCAGGAATCGGCAATTGCAGCTTCAGGTACGCGCCCGAAGAATTATGCCAATGCCGCCCTGTAG
- a CDS encoding sugar transferase, with amino-acid sequence MDISIEVDESTCSSSLKAEPNLHWKRALDALLILLALPLLIPLSLLIALLIRGGSRGPVLFRQERVGYMGRRFRCFKFRTMSVDADTTTHRKHLHQLMNSNTPMTKMDLRGDPRIIPLGSLLRASGLDELPQLINVMRGEMSLVGPRPCLPYEYDRYLPWQKERFSALPGLTGLWQVSGKNKTTFMKMIQLDIQYAKNKTLWQDLRIMLMTVPALAIQLIETRLVKKSSPRQVTSKTGCFQISPTPDALEQAALTGDSCFARGRRTAAEGDKVEFNHVKTNKSRGGWVRLLGTQSDS; translated from the coding sequence ATGGATATTTCAATCGAAGTGGATGAATCGACGTGCTCGTCTTCGCTCAAAGCCGAACCGAACTTGCACTGGAAGCGCGCGCTGGATGCTCTTCTCATCCTGCTTGCCTTGCCACTCCTGATTCCGTTGTCGCTGCTTATAGCCCTGTTGATCCGTGGCGGCTCCCGCGGACCGGTTTTGTTCAGGCAGGAACGCGTCGGTTACATGGGCCGACGCTTCAGGTGTTTCAAGTTTCGGACCATGTCCGTTGATGCCGACACGACGACGCACCGGAAACACCTGCACCAATTGATGAATTCGAATACACCCATGACGAAAATGGATCTGCGGGGTGATCCCCGAATCATCCCGCTCGGCTCATTACTCCGGGCGTCGGGCCTGGATGAGCTGCCCCAGTTGATCAACGTGATGCGGGGTGAAATGAGCCTGGTGGGGCCGCGCCCCTGCCTGCCTTACGAATACGACAGATATCTACCCTGGCAGAAGGAACGGTTCAGTGCCCTGCCGGGTTTGACCGGGCTCTGGCAAGTGAGTGGAAAAAACAAGACCACCTTCATGAAAATGATTCAACTGGATATTCAGTACGCTAAAAACAAGACCCTCTGGCAGGATTTGAGAATCATGCTGATGACTGTTCCAGCCTTGGCCATTCAACTGATCGAGACGCGACTGGTTAAGAAATCATCGCCTCGTCAGGTCACTTCGAAAACCGGTTGCTTCCAAATTTCGCCAACGCCGGACGCCCTTGAACAGGCCGCCCTCACGGGTGATTCATGCTTTGCGCGGGGACGACGGACGGCCGCGGAAGGCGACAAAGTAGAATTCAATCATGTCAAAACCAATAAAAGTCGGGGTGGTTGGGTGCGGCTATTGGGGACCCAATCTGATTCGTAA
- a CDS encoding GNAT family N-acetyltransferase, which yields MKNSEALPAEESTGAQAQGRTKPSNRILVVDDDVVIRKLNAEVLSRSGYEVDTAEDGAAGWETLLANNYDLMITDNNMPKMTGIELLKKLRSAHKGLPVIMATGTLPTQELAQNPWLEPVATLLKPYRADRLLETVKDVLHATSLKTDHPRALPQHNGARSFSVERYTASRKLEWDTFVSAAKNATFLFSRDYMDYHSDRFNDHSLMIFNGRALVAVLPANLNENGALISHEGLTYGGLVVSRAATLDDVLSSFHEALRYLGQKQISKLLYKRIPGFYNTLPDDEVAYALFLLDARLYRRDCSTAISQKDRLPIRTDRRSAIKKAIRRGVRVVQETTFQPFWERVLAPELAARYGVKPVHSLEEITLLASRFPEQIKQFSAYCGDEIVAGTTIYETPTVAHSQYGAVTEKGRKIGAQAFVYGWLIDKYTDKRFFDFGISNEKEGRALNHGLLDWKEGFGARCYAHDFYEIATGNYPRLQPVLQPRPEPTLARPGTAQPSHSGERPVRACFAHAPALIGEGISTGRETRV from the coding sequence ATGAAGAATAGCGAAGCCCTGCCAGCAGAAGAGTCAACCGGCGCACAAGCTCAAGGCCGGACGAAACCGTCCAACCGTATTCTGGTGGTCGATGACGACGTGGTCATCCGCAAGCTTAACGCCGAAGTGCTCAGTCGCTCCGGCTACGAGGTGGACACTGCCGAAGACGGCGCAGCCGGCTGGGAGACGCTTCTTGCCAACAACTATGACCTAATGATCACCGACAACAACATGCCCAAGATGACGGGTATTGAACTGCTCAAGAAGCTGCGCTCCGCCCATAAGGGACTCCCGGTCATCATGGCCACTGGAACGCTGCCCACGCAGGAACTGGCCCAAAATCCGTGGCTGGAGCCGGTCGCCACGCTGTTGAAGCCCTATCGCGCCGACCGATTGTTGGAAACGGTGAAGGATGTCCTGCACGCGACGTCCTTAAAAACCGACCATCCTCGCGCGTTGCCACAACACAACGGCGCTCGATCTTTCTCGGTAGAGCGATACACCGCCAGTCGCAAGCTGGAGTGGGACACGTTCGTGAGCGCAGCCAAGAACGCGACCTTCCTTTTTTCCCGCGACTACATGGACTATCACAGCGACCGGTTTAACGACCATTCACTGATGATTTTCAACGGCCGTGCGTTGGTTGCCGTGTTGCCGGCGAACCTCAACGAAAACGGCGCGCTCATCAGTCATGAAGGTCTGACGTATGGAGGGCTCGTGGTCTCTCGCGCGGCGACGCTGGACGATGTGCTGTCAAGTTTCCACGAGGCTTTGCGTTACCTGGGCCAAAAGCAGATTTCAAAATTGCTCTACAAACGGATTCCGGGGTTTTACAACACGCTCCCCGACGACGAAGTGGCGTATGCCCTGTTCCTCCTCGACGCCAGGCTTTATCGCCGGGATTGTTCGACGGCTATCTCGCAGAAGGACCGGCTTCCCATCCGAACGGATCGCAGAAGCGCGATTAAGAAAGCGATCCGTCGGGGAGTCCGTGTTGTCCAGGAAACGACTTTTCAGCCGTTTTGGGAACGGGTGCTGGCGCCAGAATTGGCTGCCCGGTACGGAGTCAAACCCGTGCATTCACTCGAGGAAATCACCCTGCTCGCTTCACGCTTTCCTGAACAGATCAAACAGTTTTCGGCCTATTGCGGCGATGAAATTGTCGCGGGGACAACCATCTACGAAACTCCGACCGTGGCGCACTCGCAGTACGGCGCGGTCACAGAAAAAGGGCGAAAGATTGGAGCGCAGGCTTTCGTGTACGGCTGGCTGATCGACAAATACACGGACAAGCGTTTCTTTGATTTCGGCATCTCCAACGAGAAGGAGGGCCGCGCTTTGAATCATGGCCTGCTGGACTGGAAAGAAGGTTTCGGCGCGCGCTGCTACGCGCACGACTTTTACGAGATCGCGACCGGGAATTATCCCCGGTTGCAACCCGTGCTGCAGCCCCGGCCCGAACCAACTTTGGCGCGACCTGGTACGGCCCAGCCATCGCACTCGGGGGAACGGCCGGTCCGGGCATGTTTCGCACACGCACCGGCGCTCATCGGTGAAGGAATCTCGACCGGCCGGGAAACGCGAGTATGA